The genomic interval AGATTTTACAATTTTACCATCGTGTAAAACATGTACATAATCTGGAACGATATATTCTAATAAACGTTGGTAATGTGTAATAACAATTACAGCATTGTCTTTAGATTTTAACTTGTTTACACCATTTGCAACAATTCTTAACGCATCGATATCTAAACCAGAATCTGTTTCATCTAAAATTGCTAATTTTGGTTCTAACATGGCCATTTGAAAAATCTCGTTACGTTTCTTTTCACCTCCAGAAAAACCTTCGTTTAAAGAACGTGATAAAAATTTACGGTCTATTTCTAATAATTCTGATTTCTCACGAATCATTTTTAACATGTCCTTTGCAGGCATGTCTTCTAACCCTTTTGCTTTTCTTGTTTCGTTAATCGCAGTTTTTATAAAATTTGTTACCGAAACTCCAGGAATTTCTACTGGATATTGAAACGATAAAAACACACCGTTATGCGCTCTTTCTTCCGGTGCTAATTCACCAATATCTTCTCCATTTAATTCAATAGATCCACCAGTAACTTCATATTCTTCTTTACCAGCAATAATATTTGCTAACGTACTTTTTCCAGCTCCATTTGGACCCATGATTGCGTGTACTTCACCTGCTTTTACTTCTAAATTCAATCCTTTTAAAATTGATTTTTCTTCTATTTCTGCCTGTAGGTTTTCTATTTTTAACATTGCTTACGCTATTTGTTTTTTAATATTTCTTCTAATTTTTTAAAGGCGATTGGAGAATGTTGAATAATAACTTCTGCGTTTTTTTCTTTCGCAAAAGCCTCAAATTTATCCATACTTTCCAATGTTTGTTTTACATCATAATTAAATGATGGAATCCCTTTTGTTGCTCTATTTTCTTCAAAATGATATAAATCTCCAGTCAATAAAATTGGTTTTTCTACACCAGAAACTTCAATATATAAAGCTTGGTGACCAATGGTATGACCCGGCATGTATTTAATGACCACTGTTCCGTCACCAAAAACATCATGATCTCCGTTTAATTTCTGAATTTTTTCCAACTTTTTTACTGCTGGGTTTTTCACTTTTGCAGAATCACCAGCAACAGCATTATATTCGTTTTCTTGAACGAGCCAAGTTGCATTTTTCATGTAGTTTGCATGCCCAGTATGATCGAAATGAGAATGTGATAATGCAAAATGACTAAAATCTTTAATTTTAAAACCAATTGTTTTTAATTGATTTACTAAGGAATCTGGTCTTTGTACTGCAAAAACTCCATTTTGAGTATGAAATGGTTCTGGAACAACTAATTGTTCTGGCAGACCTGCGTCCCACATTAAGTTTCCTTTTGGATGAGAGATTACATAATATGAGTCTGTAAATTGTTTTGTTTGACCTGTATATGTTGTGTCTTGAGAAAAAGCTTCTAGTTTTTTTACTAAAATAGAACCACCAACTAATTGATATAATTTTACAGTAGCTTTTTCAACTAATTTAGCTTCTTTTTTTTCTGTGTTTTTACAGCTAACAATCGCTAAACTTAAAAATAATAAGATAATTTTTTTCATACGAATTGATTTTATCCTACAGAACCTTCTAAGCTAATTTCTAATAATTTTTGAGCTTCTACAGCAAACTCCATTGGCAACTTATTTAATACTTCTTTACTAAATCCGTTTACAATTAAAGCAATCGCTTTCTCTGTATCTATACCACGTTGGTTACAGTAAAATAATTGTTCTTCACCAATTTTACTTGTTGTTGCTTCGTGTTCTATCTGTGCCGATTTATTTTTTGCCTCTATATAAGGAAATGTGTGAGCTCCACATGCATTACCCATTAATAAAGAATCACACTGAGAAAAATTACGTGCGTTTTCTGCTCTAGAATTTATTTGCACCAATCCTCTATATGAGTTTTGAGATTTTCCAGCAGATATTCCTTTAGAAATAATGGTTGATTTTGTGTTTTTTCCTAAGTGAATCATTTTAGTTCCAGTATCAGCTTGCTGATAATGGTTAGTTACAGCAATCGAATAAAATTCACCTACAGAATTATTTCCTTTTAAAATACAACTTGGATATTTCCATGTTACAGCAGATCCTGTTTCTACTTGTGTCCAAGAAATTTTTGCATTTGTTTCGCATAAACCTCTTTTTGTTACAAAGTTAAAAACACCACCTTTTCCGTTTTCATCTCCTGGAAACCAGTTTTGAACGGTAGAATATTTTATTTCTGCATCATCCATTGCAATTAATTCTACAACAGCGGCATGTAATTGATTTTCATCTCTTTGCGGAGCTGTACAACCTTCTAAATAAGAAACATAACTTCCTTCGTCTGCAACAACTAATGTTCTTTCAAACTGACCAGTTCCACCTTCGTTAATTCTAAAATAGGTTGATAATTCCATTGGACAACGAATTCCTTTTGGAATGTAACAGAAAGATCCATCAGAAAAAACAGCCGAATTTAACGCTGCATAAAAGTTATCTGTTGTTGGTACAACGGTACCTAAATATTTTTTTACCAATTCTGGATGTTCTTGAATTGCTTCTGAAATTGGCATAAAAATAATACCCTTTTCACCTAATGTTTTCTTAAAAGTAGTTGCAACAGAAACAGAATCCATTACAATATCAACAGCAACATTTGCTAATCTTTTTTGCTCATCTAAAGAAATACCTAACTTTTTAAAAGTCTCTAATAAATCTGGATCAACATCATCTAAACTATCTAATTTAGGTTTTTGTTTTGGTGCAGAATAATAAGCAATTTCTTGAAAATTAGGTTTTGGATAGTTCACGTTTGCCCAATCTGGTTCTTCCATTTGTTTCCAAACTCTAAACGCTTCTAATCTCCATTCGGTCATCCATTCTGGTTCGTTTTTCTTTTTAGAAATTGCTCGAACTACATCTTCATTTAATCCTTTTGCAAAAGTTTCACTTTCTATATCTGTATAAAAACCATATTCGTATTCTTTGGTTTTTAATTCTTCTGCTAAATCGTCTTCAGTATACTTTGACATTCTCTAATTTTTAAAGTGAAAATGATTCTCCACAACCACATGTGCGATTTGCGTTTGGATTGTTAAACACAAATCCTTTTCCGTTTAATCCACCTGAATATTCTAAAGTAGTTCCTACCAGGTATAAAAAACTCTTTTTATCAACGACGAGTTTAACGTTATTTTCTTCGAAAATTTTATCGTTTTCTTGAGTACTTTTATCAAAAGTTAAATCGTAAGATAAACCACTACATCCGCCACTTTTAACACCAACACGAACAAAATCTGTGCTTGCATCAAAACCGTCATCAGTCATTAATTCTACGACTTTCTTTTTAGCTGTGTTTGAAACTTTTATCATTTTTAAATAGATTAAATCTAAATTGGAGTGCAAATATACGATATAAGTCTCAATTTACCACCCAACCTTTCATTGTGATTGTTGATACTCTGATTGACTTTTTTGATTATTCTTGAAATGCAGGATTATTAATAAAGTCGTAATCTGAAAGAGTAAGTAAAAATGCTTTTAAATCTGACTTATCTTGAGTTGATAATTTAACCCCACCATTAGCAACTTTTTTCATTAAAGGATCTATGGTTGTTGAGTTTACTAGACCTTCAGAATAATGATTAATGACCTCTTCTAAAGTTGTAAATCGACCATCGTGCATATACGGAGAAGTAAATTCTAAGTTTCTTAACGAAGGTGATTTAAATTTTCCATTATCATTTGGATCACCAGTTACAGCTCCTAAACCTAAATCGGTAAAAGTAGCATCTAATCCGTTATTATGGAATTTGTTATCTGTCCAAAGAGGATTGTTATTACTTCCATGGCAATGAAAACAATCTCCTCTAGCTTCATCCATAAAAACGTTAAATCCGTTTTGTTCTTCTGGGGTTAGTGTAGTTTCTCCACGAAGATGTTTATCAAATTTAGATTCTCCAGAAATTAAGGTTCGTTCAAATTGTGCAATCGCTTTTGTAACCAATAAAGAATCTATTGTTAAGGTTGCAAATGCTTGTAAAAACAATGTTGGATATTCGGAATGATTCTGAAGTTTCTGAACAACATTCGTCCACTTACTATGCATTTCTATCGGATTTCGAACAGGTTCTAACGCTTGCCTTTCAAGACCTAATTCTTTACCGTCCCAAGCAAAACGTTCGTCAAAATTCCATGCTAAATTAAAAAGCGGCATTGAGTTTCTTTTACCAAACTTTCCATCTACACCATCACTAAATCTAGTGTCGTCTGTAAATGCTTTTTTAGGATTATGACAACTTGCACACGATTGTGTATTGTTTTTTGATAATATTTTATCAAAAAAAAGTTTCTTTCCTAAAGCAATTCCTTCTTGAGTAAGTGGATTATTACTTGGAATTAAAGGCGAAATTAGTTTATCTGAAAATAGTTTTGGAATTTCTAAGGTTGCAGGAATTGGTGTATAAACTTCTTCTTCTTTTGATGCGCAATTCATTATAAGAAAAAGAGCAAAAAAAGATATCCAATAGTGTTTCATTATTCAGACTTATCGACTGCACCGAAGTGACATTTAGATTTAATTTTGTGTTATTTCTCCTAAAGAGAAAACGCCTTCACCATTTTCACTCATCATTTTCTGAGCATCAAAATTTGGCATTAAAACGGTATTTAATACATTTAAATCCCACGTATTTGGGTTTTTAAACCATTCTGCAATGTTCATTTTAATTTCTATACTTGCATTATTGTCAATAATTACCTCTCCAAGATCTACAGCAATTGATGTGTCTTGAAACTTAAGATTATTTGGATCTGTTCTATCCACTGCTCTTATAGCGTGATAATTAAAGTTTGAATCTTGAATGTTTGTGTCTTTATACTTTCCATCAAATTGCATAAAATGATATCCGCCACCTAACATTGCAGGAACATTAAAATTAGCAGTATTCAAATCTTTATAGGCACTATCAACATTATCTGCATCTTTAAAACCAAAAATAAAAGTCAAATCATAAATTCCAGGATGTACAGTTTTTGGCGATTCATAAGATAACCCAGAATTTTCACCAATATTTATTAAATGATAGTTACTTAAAGTATCGATATTGTTTTTTGCATCAGTTAATAGAACATTAGAAATTACATAACGTAATCTTTCTATACTTAACTGTTCTCCGTTTTTAGTTGTGAATTTTATACTATTAAAATCTTCATTTGTGACTGGTGTTTCGTCCCAATGATGTGTAAAGTTTAATGTGATTTTAGCATTAATTATTGGAATATCATTATCTGAACTACAAGCGTTAAAAGTAATAATTAGGATTAAAAAAAGTAATATACTATTTCTCATGTATTATTTAATTGTAATGATTAATGCGTCTGTAAATCCTTTATTTACAGAGATATCTCTGTCTGAACTATTACTTTCTCCAACGGCAATTATGGTTCCATTATTCAATTCTGTTGCGTCATATGCAAAATCAATTTCAAAACCACCAACGGTTGTACTCCAAACTAAATTTCCGTTTGAATCTATTTTTAAAACCAACGCATCATTTTGTCCATTATTGATTAATTTATTGTCTGAACTTCTTGAACTCCCAGAAATTATAAATCCATTATCCTGAGTTTTTCTAACACCTCGACCAACATCAAAACTTGACCCGCCAAATGATTTTTCCCAGATGATTTTTCCATCAAGATCAATTTTTATGACCCATAAATCTGCTCCTCCTTTATTAGTAGAAACGTCTTGGTCTGAACTTCTAGTATCTCCAACAATTAGATAATTTCCATCATGTGTTTTTGTAATGGCTCTTGCTTCATCTATTTCTGATCCACCAAATGATTTTTCCCAAATCAATGTACCGTCATTAGCAACTTTTATTACCCAAAAATCATAGGTTCCTTTATTTGCTTTTATATCAACATCATTACTGTCTGATGAACCAACCATAATAAATCCTGCATCATCAGTTTCTACAACTCCGTATGGTGTATCTGTAAAAGATCCGCCATAAAACTTACTCCATTTTTTTTCGCCGTTTGCAGTAAGTTTAATAGCCCAATAATCTCCACCAGCATGTCTTCTAGCTATTTTTGAGTTTCCCTGTCCGTTTGATGCTGAAACATCTAAAACACCTGTTATTAAAAAACCGTTATCGGAAGTTTCTATTAAAGAAATACCAGCATCATTTCCTGAAAAGCCAAATGATTTTTGCCATAGAATTGTTCCACTCGAGTTTAATTTTGCAACCCAATAATCTTTAAAACCTGCATTTAAAGCAACGTCTTTATCGGCACTTTTAGAATAGCCAAGAATTGCAAAACCGCCATCTTTTGTTTGAATAATATCGCTACCTCTATCATCATTAGTTCCACCATAAGTTTTATTCCATTGTGGTTGATTTAATGTAGAAAATTTAAGTAGCCAAAAATCGAAATCTTCGCTAGTTTTATTAGTAATATCTCCATCATTACTTTGTGTATAACCTAAAACTGCATAACCGCCATCTACAGTTTTAGTAACTGCATTTGCTAAATCATTTTTAGAGCCTCCGTATGTTTTTATCTGTTCTATTTTCCCAGAAAAAGCAGGTGCTTTTGTAATATTTATTCCGTCATCAGAAGAACAAGAATAGTAAGTTGAAGTGATAATAATAAGAGAACAAACAAGTGCTTTTTTAAGCATATTATATCATTTATCGAACAATAAATTTCTTAGAAAAAGCATTATTTATTTTAACTAAATACAATCCTTTAGCAAAATCACCTATTTCTAATATATACTGTGATTGATTTATATTTTCCTTAGAAAACACTTCTTTACCTAAAAGATTAAACACTTGGATCGATTTTATTGTGTTTTTGTTGGATGCATTTATTACAGGGTTACCAATTGTAGGGTTAGGGGAAATAGAAAAGGATGATCTTAATTCTTCAGAATTTATCGATAAAGAATTACTTTTCTTAATAATAAATAATCCAGAATTAGAATCACTAACAATAATATTTCCACTTGGTAAATAAGGATACACATTCCAAACACCATTAAAACTTGCGTTGTCATTAGATGGATACGTGTCAAAAAAACCAATTTCAGAAAGATTTTTATTAGCGATATCAGCAATATCAATCATTCTAACTCCAGCCGTGTAACTTGCCAAATAAAAAGTATTGCCTTTCACATATCCGTTGTGATCAATAGCATTGTTTGTGCCTAAATATTCAGTATGAACAACCGGAACGTCTAGATTTGTTAGATCAAAAACA from Lutibacter sp. Hel_I_33_5 carries:
- a CDS encoding N-acyl homoserine lactonase family protein, translating into MKKIILLFLSLAIVSCKNTEKKEAKLVEKATVKLYQLVGGSILVKKLEAFSQDTTYTGQTKQFTDSYYVISHPKGNLMWDAGLPEQLVVPEPFHTQNGVFAVQRPDSLVNQLKTIGFKIKDFSHFALSHSHFDHTGHANYMKNATWLVQENEYNAVAGDSAKVKNPAVKKLEKIQKLNGDHDVFGDGTVVIKYMPGHTIGHQALYIEVSGVEKPILLTGDLYHFEENRATKGIPSFNYDVKQTLESMDKFEAFAKEKNAEVIIQHSPIAFKKLEEILKNK
- a CDS encoding MbnP family protein; the protein is MRNSILLFLILIITFNACSSDNDIPIINAKITLNFTHHWDETPVTNEDFNSIKFTTKNGEQLSIERLRYVISNVLLTDAKNNIDTLSNYHLINIGENSGLSYESPKTVHPGIYDLTFIFGFKDADNVDSAYKDLNTANFNVPAMLGGGYHFMQFDGKYKDTNIQDSNFNYHAIRAVDRTDPNNLKFQDTSIAVDLGEVIIDNNASIEIKMNIAEWFKNPNTWDLNVLNTVLMPNFDAQKMMSENGEGVFSLGEITQN
- a CDS encoding iron-sulfur cluster assembly accessory protein, whose product is MIKVSNTAKKKVVELMTDDGFDASTDFVRVGVKSGGCSGLSYDLTFDKSTQENDKIFEENNVKLVVDKKSFLYLVGTTLEYSGGLNGKGFVFNNPNANRTCGCGESFSL
- the sufC gene encoding Fe-S cluster assembly ATPase SufC, which gives rise to MLKIENLQAEIEEKSILKGLNLEVKAGEVHAIMGPNGAGKSTLANIIAGKEEYEVTGGSIELNGEDIGELAPEERAHNGVFLSFQYPVEIPGVSVTNFIKTAINETRKAKGLEDMPAKDMLKMIREKSELLEIDRKFLSRSLNEGFSGGEKKRNEIFQMAMLEPKLAILDETDSGLDIDALRIVANGVNKLKSKDNAVIVITHYQRLLEYIVPDYVHVLHDGKIVKSGDASLALELEAKGYDWIKEEVNS
- the sufB gene encoding Fe-S cluster assembly protein SufB; amino-acid sequence: MSKYTEDDLAEELKTKEYEYGFYTDIESETFAKGLNEDVVRAISKKKNEPEWMTEWRLEAFRVWKQMEEPDWANVNYPKPNFQEIAYYSAPKQKPKLDSLDDVDPDLLETFKKLGISLDEQKRLANVAVDIVMDSVSVATTFKKTLGEKGIIFMPISEAIQEHPELVKKYLGTVVPTTDNFYAALNSAVFSDGSFCYIPKGIRCPMELSTYFRINEGGTGQFERTLVVADEGSYVSYLEGCTAPQRDENQLHAAVVELIAMDDAEIKYSTVQNWFPGDENGKGGVFNFVTKRGLCETNAKISWTQVETGSAVTWKYPSCILKGNNSVGEFYSIAVTNHYQQADTGTKMIHLGKNTKSTIISKGISAGKSQNSYRGLVQINSRAENARNFSQCDSLLMGNACGAHTFPYIEAKNKSAQIEHEATTSKIGEEQLFYCNQRGIDTEKAIALIVNGFSKEVLNKLPMEFAVEAQKLLEISLEGSVG
- a CDS encoding cytochrome-c peroxidase; amino-acid sequence: MNCASKEEEVYTPIPATLEIPKLFSDKLISPLIPSNNPLTQEGIALGKKLFFDKILSKNNTQSCASCHNPKKAFTDDTRFSDGVDGKFGKRNSMPLFNLAWNFDERFAWDGKELGLERQALEPVRNPIEMHSKWTNVVQKLQNHSEYPTLFLQAFATLTIDSLLVTKAIAQFERTLISGESKFDKHLRGETTLTPEEQNGFNVFMDEARGDCFHCHGSNNNPLWTDNKFHNNGLDATFTDLGLGAVTGDPNDNGKFKSPSLRNLEFTSPYMHDGRFTTLEEVINHYSEGLVNSTTIDPLMKKVANGGVKLSTQDKSDLKAFLLTLSDYDFINNPAFQE